The Ancylothrix sp. D3o genome contains a region encoding:
- a CDS encoding WG repeat-containing protein, protein RTQALAILANAASLSSSEAPDIVLQRYFDDGTSVPAYAKPALAAATVGRLVVNYPNIRQLRPNQSATRGEVAAFLCQALNLPRTVPLSYIADNNRFVIPPEWGGASRLSEGLLSVLNNGKFGYMDSQGNIIIAPQFDEALPIYEGLAAVRRGEKWGFIERTGKFVISPQFNLVVVGFQDGLARVFLEDYQVRFIDKTGKIILQPQSKEVNAFSEGLAAIKINGLWGYMDKTGTIVIQPQFEEAKRFSEGLAPVRLKYVWGYIDKTGKFIIEPQFHNAESFSDNLAAVQAQITDAPDRWGYINRTGSLVIPTQFSAPTEDFRGRVVTAFNKGFAMVRKGEQVGFIDRAGKWIPAPQVADFDTLIDGMARVNVGGTWVKEQIGCTNDSGCEYATNLKGGKVGYIRVPE, encoded by the coding sequence CGCACTCAGGCGCTTGCTATTCTTGCCAATGCAGCTTCTTTAAGCAGTTCAGAAGCTCCTGACATCGTGCTGCAACGTTACTTTGATGATGGCACTTCTGTGCCGGCCTATGCAAAACCGGCTCTGGCTGCTGCAACAGTTGGGCGCTTGGTAGTTAACTATCCTAACATTCGCCAACTACGCCCCAATCAATCCGCAACTCGTGGAGAAGTTGCTGCTTTCCTTTGCCAAGCTCTCAATTTACCACGCACAGTCCCACTGTCTTATATTGCGGATAATAATCGATTTGTTATCCCGCCTGAATGGGGCGGTGCTTCTCGTTTGAGTGAAGGATTATTAAGTGTTTTAAACAATGGCAAGTTCGGCTACATGGACTCCCAGGGAAACATCATCATTGCACCGCAATTTGATGAGGCGCTTCCTATTTATGAAGGATTAGCAGCCGTAAGGAGGGGAGAAAAATGGGGTTTTATTGAGCGCACGGGCAAGTTTGTTATTTCACCGCAGTTTAATCTGGTTGTCGTAGGTTTTCAAGATGGATTGGCGAGAGTGTTTTTGGAAGACTATCAAGTTCGTTTTATAGACAAAACAGGCAAAATTATCCTTCAACCCCAATCAAAGGAAGTTAATGCTTTTTCGGAAGGGTTAGCAGCGATAAAAATCAATGGCTTATGGGGCTACATGGACAAAACCGGCACGATTGTCATTCAACCACAGTTTGAGGAAGCAAAAAGGTTTTCTGAAGGGCTTGCGCCTGTGCGATTAAAATATGTTTGGGGTTACATAGACAAAACCGGCAAATTTATCATAGAACCACAATTTCATAATGCGGAATCCTTTTCGGATAATTTAGCTGCCGTTCAAGCTCAAATTACCGATGCTCCAGATCGTTGGGGTTATATTAATCGCACCGGCTCATTAGTTATTCCCACGCAATTTTCTGCTCCAACTGAAGATTTTAGAGGACGGGTTGTTACAGCCTTTAATAAAGGGTTTGCTATGGTTCGGAAAGGGGAACAAGTTGGTTTTATTGATCGTGCGGGGAAATGGATACCCGCACCACAAGTTGCTGATTTTGATACTCTCATAGATGGGATGGCAAGAGTTAATGTCGGGGGTACTTGGGTAAAAGAACAAATTGGGTGTACTAATGATTCCGGTTGTGAATATGCTACGAATTTAAAAGGTGGTAAAGTCGGTTATATTCGTGTCCCTGAATGA
- a CDS encoding HAD-IC family P-type ATPase, with the protein MQTTTGIKNYQWHNLPADKISYLLETDLETGFTNLEATAKLSEYGPNQITAKAGKTAWLKFILQFNQPLLIILLSAGLIKALLGEFINAGVIWGVTTTNAAISFIQEAGAEKKIHALASAVQTEATIIREGKKIKISSTELVPGDIVLLTSGDKVPADLRLIKVRDLQIDESALTGESVAVEKSTELLTPETPLAERENMAYAGGFVTFGQGTGIVVATGNQTETGKISQLLEQRLDLTTPLTRKFNQFSQNWLFFVLGMATLTFAVGLNQRGFKDAVEPAIALIVGAIPEGLPAVITVTLAVGVSRMARRHAIVRKLPAVETLGGATVVCSDKTGTLTENQMTVQEIYTGRQTYTITGNGYAPEGEIIYSQEPVDSSNRPPLQECLKAGLLCNDSHLEPKDGNWVVIGDPTEGALIAAGNKAGFIQQALERLNPRLDSIPFESQFQYMATLHQMRGNNIIYVKGSAESVLKRCGQMLDSKANSILVDIPSIQEQVDNMAKQGLRVLAFAYKNVPATQRSVQHCDIEAGLTFIGLQGMIDPPRAEAINAVHACQAAGIQVKMITGDHITTAAAIARRMGFRNKNKKIVAYTGAQLAEMSKLELADAVEEGVVFARVAPEQKLRLVEALQSRGEIVAMTGDGVNDAPALKQADIGIAMGSGTEVSKEAADMILTDDNFASIESAVEEGRSVYKNLLKAICFILPVNGGESMTILISTLLGRELPILSLQILWLNMLNSITMTVPLSFEPKSPGVMKQPPRPVNEAFLTPNRIKRILAVSLYNWTLIFSMFEWVRQSPWGSIELARTMAIQALVMGRIFYLLSISQLGISLVAKLQGSQEKVTGAPAIAAGVIAAVILQIIFANSQFINSIFQTAPMNLDQWLVCFAASIPMIAIAAAVNRFDPPN; encoded by the coding sequence ATGCAAACAACTACAGGAATCAAAAACTATCAGTGGCATAATCTACCGGCAGACAAAATATCTTACCTCCTAGAAACCGACTTAGAAACCGGCTTTACCAACCTAGAAGCCACCGCCAAACTTTCCGAATATGGCCCCAACCAAATAACAGCAAAAGCAGGAAAAACGGCCTGGTTAAAATTCATCCTCCAATTCAACCAACCCCTATTAATTATCCTCCTAAGTGCCGGCCTAATTAAAGCCCTCCTCGGTGAATTTATCAACGCCGGCGTTATTTGGGGAGTCACCACCACAAACGCCGCCATCAGCTTCATTCAAGAAGCCGGCGCAGAAAAGAAAATACACGCCCTCGCCTCCGCCGTACAAACCGAAGCAACCATCATTCGTGAAGGCAAAAAAATCAAAATATCTTCCACAGAATTAGTCCCCGGAGACATCGTTTTACTAACTTCCGGTGATAAAGTTCCCGCAGATTTAAGATTAATAAAAGTCCGTGATTTACAAATAGATGAATCCGCCCTCACCGGCGAATCAGTAGCAGTCGAAAAAAGCACCGAACTCCTCACCCCAGAAACCCCCCTCGCCGAGCGCGAAAACATGGCTTATGCGGGCGGTTTCGTCACCTTTGGACAAGGCACCGGTATTGTCGTCGCCACCGGCAACCAAACCGAAACGGGCAAAATTTCACAACTCCTAGAACAGCGCCTTGATCTCACAACTCCTCTCACTCGTAAATTCAACCAATTTAGCCAGAACTGGTTATTTTTCGTGCTAGGAATGGCAACACTCACATTTGCCGTCGGCCTTAACCAGCGTGGCTTCAAAGACGCCGTAGAACCGGCCATCGCCCTCATCGTCGGTGCCATCCCCGAAGGCTTACCCGCCGTTATCACCGTCACCCTAGCCGTCGGAGTCTCGCGCATGGCCCGCCGCCACGCCATCGTCCGCAAACTCCCCGCCGTTGAAACTCTCGGTGGTGCCACCGTCGTTTGTTCCGACAAAACCGGCACTCTCACCGAAAACCAAATGACCGTACAGGAAATTTATACAGGCCGTCAAACCTATACAATAACAGGCAACGGTTATGCTCCAGAAGGAGAGATTATATATAGCCAAGAGCCAGTGGATAGCAGCAACAGACCGCCATTGCAAGAATGTTTAAAAGCAGGTTTGTTATGCAATGACTCTCACTTAGAACCCAAAGACGGGAACTGGGTAGTCATTGGCGACCCCACCGAAGGCGCTTTAATTGCGGCGGGAAACAAAGCCGGTTTTATACAACAAGCTTTAGAACGTTTAAACCCCCGACTAGATTCTATCCCCTTTGAATCGCAGTTTCAATATATGGCAACCCTGCATCAAATGCGTGGCAATAACATCATTTACGTCAAGGGCTCTGCCGAGTCAGTTTTAAAGAGATGCGGGCAAATGTTAGACAGCAAAGCTAATAGCATTCTCGTAGACATTCCCTCTATTCAAGAGCAAGTAGACAACATGGCTAAACAAGGTTTGCGCGTCCTTGCTTTTGCCTACAAAAACGTACCGGCTACCCAAAGAAGCGTTCAGCATTGTGATATCGAAGCGGGCTTAACCTTCATCGGTTTGCAAGGAATGATAGACCCCCCTCGCGCCGAAGCCATCAATGCCGTTCACGCTTGCCAAGCAGCCGGTATTCAAGTCAAAATGATCACCGGAGATCACATCACCACCGCCGCCGCCATTGCTCGCCGAATGGGTTTCCGCAACAAAAACAAAAAAATTGTTGCCTACACCGGCGCCCAACTGGCAGAAATGAGCAAATTAGAATTAGCCGACGCCGTAGAAGAAGGAGTCGTCTTTGCTCGCGTGGCGCCGGAGCAAAAATTACGGTTAGTTGAAGCCTTACAATCACGAGGCGAAATTGTTGCAATGACCGGCGATGGTGTCAACGATGCACCCGCTTTAAAACAAGCCGATATTGGTATTGCAATGGGAAGCGGTACTGAAGTTTCAAAAGAAGCGGCGGACATGATTTTAACAGATGATAACTTCGCTTCTATTGAATCCGCCGTTGAGGAGGGACGCTCAGTTTACAAAAACTTGCTGAAAGCGATTTGTTTTATTTTGCCGGTGAATGGTGGCGAGTCGATGACAATTTTAATCAGCACACTTTTGGGACGAGAATTGCCCATTTTATCCCTACAAATTCTCTGGTTAAATATGCTCAACTCCATCACGATGACAGTACCGCTTTCTTTTGAGCCGAAGTCACCCGGAGTAATGAAACAGCCACCGCGACCTGTTAATGAAGCGTTTTTAACCCCAAATCGAATCAAGCGAATTTTGGCTGTTTCTCTGTATAATTGGACATTAATTTTTTCGATGTTTGAATGGGTACGTCAATCGCCTTGGGGAAGTATTGAATTAGCTCGAACTATGGCAATTCAAGCGCTAGTAATGGGACGAATTTTTTATCTATTAAGTATTAGTCAATTGGGGATCTCTTTGGTGGCAAAGCTACAAGGGTCACAAGAAAAAGTCACTGGTGCGCCGGCCATTGCTGCTGGGGTAATAGCGGCGGTTATTTTGCAGATTATTTTTGCCAATTCCCAATTTATTAACAGCATCTTCCAAACCGCTCCGATGAATTTAGATCAGTGGTTAGTTTGTTTTGCAGCAAGTATTCCAATGATTGCTATCGCCGCTGCTGTAAACCGCTTTGATCCTCCCAACTAA
- a CDS encoding response regulator transcription factor, protein MNRILIAEDEPRIASFLQKGLKANGFTTVLVEDGSAAIRTADSKDFDLLILDINLPKKDGFQVLEELRGRGETLPVIILTARDDITDKVTGLESGANDYVTKPFRFEELLARVRARLRDRQPISKQDDMQLKASDIILDLKTRYVWVAGRQIELPAREFILAETFLRHPGQVLTREQLLSHVWGYDYDPNSNIVDVYVGYLRKKLGSDKIETVRGIGYRLCL, encoded by the coding sequence ATGAACCGCATTCTCATCGCAGAAGACGAACCCCGCATCGCATCCTTTCTTCAAAAAGGACTCAAAGCAAACGGCTTTACAACCGTCCTCGTGGAAGACGGCTCCGCAGCCATTCGTACCGCCGACAGCAAAGATTTTGACCTCCTAATTCTTGACATTAATCTCCCCAAAAAAGACGGATTTCAAGTATTAGAAGAACTACGCGGACGCGGCGAAACACTCCCCGTTATTATCCTCACCGCCCGCGATGATATTACTGATAAAGTCACCGGCCTCGAAAGCGGTGCCAATGACTACGTTACTAAACCCTTTCGCTTTGAAGAACTCCTCGCCAGAGTCCGCGCCAGACTACGCGACCGGCAACCCATATCCAAACAAGATGATATGCAATTAAAAGCCAGTGATATTATCTTAGATTTAAAAACTCGTTATGTTTGGGTAGCAGGCCGGCAAATTGAATTACCTGCCCGTGAATTTATCCTAGCCGAAACCTTTCTACGACACCCCGGACAAGTTTTAACCCGCGAACAACTACTCAGTCATGTGTGGGGATACGACTATGACCCTAACTCAAATATTGTCGATGTTTATGTTGGTTATCTCCGCAAAAAATTAGGCAGTGATAAAATAGAAACCGTCCGAGGAATAGGCTACCGACTCTGTTTATGA
- a CDS encoding Uma2 family endonuclease translates to MSVIQAKRFTLDEYHQLAELGFLHEDDHIQLIRGELIQMDSKGRLHETCLRKLLKELPKLVGDRAILQCQAPIIVPPNSEPEPDFVIAKSTEDDYLSAHPSGEDVLLVMEVSDSSIDYYRDVKESLYAEAGISGYWIFNLFDYQLECYSEPYQNDFRKIGYLNKRIVLPNQRVPLPCFPDLLLDLSRIFPPKL, encoded by the coding sequence ATGAGTGTTATTCAGGCGAAACGTTTTACGCTGGATGAGTATCACCAACTCGCGGAATTAGGGTTTTTGCATGAAGATGATCACATCCAATTAATTAGAGGAGAGTTGATACAAATGGATTCAAAAGGCAGATTGCACGAAACTTGTTTACGAAAATTATTAAAGGAACTACCAAAGCTGGTAGGAGATAGGGCAATACTACAATGTCAGGCTCCAATTATTGTACCGCCAAATAGTGAACCAGAACCAGATTTTGTAATTGCTAAAAGTACGGAAGATGATTATTTATCGGCTCATCCATCAGGAGAGGATGTGTTGTTGGTAATGGAAGTTTCGGATTCGTCAATTGATTATTATCGGGATGTCAAAGAATCGCTTTATGCTGAGGCGGGAATTTCGGGTTATTGGATTTTTAATTTATTTGATTATCAGCTTGAGTGTTACAGTGAGCCTTATCAAAATGATTTCAGAAAAATTGGGTATTTGAATAAGCGTATTGTTTTGCCTAATCAAAGAGTGCCTTTGCCTTGTTTTCCTGATCTGTTGTTAGATTTAAGTCGCATTTTTCCGCCTAAATTGTAG
- a CDS encoding cell wall metabolism sensor histidine kinase WalK: MINFRDFSGWKKIFFGVRIRIVIWYGFLIVCSFGISILAVRQVLSVRLEERAKMAIVQEVKEFRKFMAYQNYPSSKVRVVFDNFLARNIPADGEFMLTFVNGNFYKCSPSAMPTSLQESPEKIKLWSTLQEIKKGELIAPTERLRYWAEPVKMGEEKGVFVVIQSTAGDAQKLNDTTLVILQVTVGVLVVSSVLTWWAAGRVLKPLRVLKETAHSISETNVSRRIAVRGSDDLAELTMTFNEMLDRLESALISQRSFINDAGHELRTPITIIRGHLELFGDDPEEQKETIALVLDELDRMSRLVNDLLLLAKAERPDFLRLEPLEMAGFIEELFAKIRALGERNWQLEVRGNGVIRADRQRLTQAIMNLAQNAVDHTNVGDKIVLGLKEINGEFCLWVRDSGEGIAEADKERIFERFARASNTRRRSEGYGLGLAIVRAIVEAHGGKVEVESQMGKGSIFRVRLEGFAKGSLK; this comes from the coding sequence ATGATAAATTTCAGAGATTTTTCTGGGTGGAAAAAGATTTTTTTTGGGGTTCGGATTCGTATTGTTATTTGGTATGGGTTTTTAATTGTTTGTTCTTTTGGTATTTCTATTTTGGCGGTTCGTCAGGTGCTTTCGGTTCGTCTTGAAGAACGAGCAAAAATGGCGATTGTTCAAGAAGTTAAAGAATTCCGTAAATTTATGGCATATCAAAATTATCCTTCTTCAAAAGTTAGGGTTGTTTTTGATAATTTTCTTGCCCGTAATATTCCAGCGGATGGCGAGTTTATGTTGACGTTTGTCAATGGTAATTTTTATAAGTGTAGTCCTTCGGCAATGCCTACAAGCTTACAAGAAAGCCCTGAAAAAATAAAGCTTTGGTCAACTTTACAAGAAATAAAAAAGGGGGAGTTAATTGCGCCGACTGAAAGGCTAAGGTATTGGGCGGAGCCGGTAAAAATGGGGGAAGAAAAGGGTGTTTTTGTGGTGATTCAATCGACGGCGGGAGATGCTCAAAAGTTGAATGATACTACGTTGGTGATTTTACAGGTTACGGTGGGGGTTTTAGTTGTTAGTTCGGTGTTGACTTGGTGGGCGGCGGGTCGAGTTTTAAAGCCTTTACGGGTGTTAAAAGAAACGGCCCATTCTATTAGTGAAACGAATGTGAGCAGACGAATTGCTGTGCGGGGTTCGGATGATTTAGCGGAGTTGACGATGACGTTTAATGAGATGTTAGATCGGCTAGAATCTGCGTTAATTAGCCAGCGTAGTTTTATTAATGATGCCGGCCATGAATTACGGACTCCCATTACAATTATACGCGGTCATTTAGAGTTGTTTGGAGATGATCCAGAAGAGCAAAAAGAAACGATTGCTTTGGTATTAGATGAGTTGGATAGAATGAGCCGACTTGTGAATGATTTATTGTTGTTGGCAAAGGCGGAACGTCCAGATTTTTTGCGGCTGGAACCGTTAGAAATGGCTGGTTTTATTGAGGAGTTGTTTGCCAAAATAAGAGCATTGGGTGAGCGAAATTGGCAGTTAGAAGTGAGGGGTAATGGGGTTATTAGGGCAGATCGGCAGCGTTTAACTCAGGCGATTATGAATTTGGCTCAAAATGCTGTAGATCATACTAATGTAGGGGATAAAATTGTGTTAGGTTTAAAGGAAATAAATGGGGAGTTTTGTTTGTGGGTACGCGATAGTGGAGAGGGAATTGCAGAGGCAGATAAGGAGCGAATTTTTGAGCGATTTGCACGGGCTTCTAATACGCGTCGGCGTTCCGAGGGTTATGGGCTAGGTTTGGCAATTGTACGGGCAATTGTTGAGGCGCATGGCGGGAAAGTTGAGGTAGAAAGTCAGATGGGTAAGGGGTCAATTTTTCGGGTGAGGCTAGAGGGTTTTGCTAAGGGTAGTTTAAAATAA